In a single window of the Cucumis melo cultivar AY chromosome 11, USDA_Cmelo_AY_1.0, whole genome shotgun sequence genome:
- the LOC103499673 gene encoding protein RADIALIS-like 2 → MASISSSSHDSASSSWTPNQNKAFERALAVFDKDTPDRWLNVANAVGGGKTPDEVKRHFDRLVEDVKHIESGRVPFPKYTSSSSSSSSSSSSSAPRTSNNANIKDQEQRMRNMKLH, encoded by the exons ATGGCTTCCATTTCCTCTTCCTCTCACGACTCTGCCTCCTCTTCTTGGACTCCTAACCAAAACAAAGCCTTCGAAAGGGCTTTGGCTGTCTTTGACAAAGACACCCCTGATCGCTGGCTCAATGTCGCCAACGCCGTCGGCGGTGGCAAGACCCCTGACGAAGTCAAGCGGCATTTCGACCGTCTCGTCGAAGATGTCAAACACATTGAATCTGGCCGCGTTCCTTTCCCTAAATacacctcctcctcctcctcctcctcctcctcctcctcctcctccgccCCTAGAACCTCCAATAATGCTAACATCAAAGACCAAGAACAAAG GATGAGAAACATGAAACTCCATTAA
- the LOC103499674 gene encoding uncharacterized protein LOC103499674 gives MEQQKEKPSTAANPPIPSCRKKKNEEATFLEDLKDHIDEFIHASMDEHKSCFKKTINKMFRMSKVVADRNSETNGVESSLPLRTTVSE, from the exons ATGGAACAACAAAAAGAGAAACCATCAACTGCTGCAAACCCACCCATTCCTTCTTGtcgaaagaagaaaaatgaagaagctACATTTCTGGAGGATTTGAAGGATCACATCGACGAATTCATTCATGCATCAATGGACGAACACAAATCATGCTTCAAAAAGACTATCAACAAG ATGTTCCGTATGTCAAAAGTTGTGGCAGATAGGAATTCAGAGACAAATGGAGTTGAAAGTTCTCTGCCTCTTCGAACGACAGTATCAGAATAA